From Pseudomonas sp. FP2335, the proteins below share one genomic window:
- a CDS encoding ABC transporter permease, with translation MNLKTPALPPVAAITPRRRRRYPPLNALIGGSLLAALVLLALLGVVWTPYDPLKLDLLSRLHAPSALHWLGTDEFGRDVFSRLIIGARTSLWISLLSVSVAVICGTLIGMLAGYLRGWTDRLLMMLNDALLAFPGILMALGIMAIVGASQYGIVLALGIAYTPSVVRVVRGSVLSLRELEFIEASRVIGNSELYTMFRHITPNCLAPLCVLATSMFGWALLSESALSFLGLGVPPPAATWGSMLSASRTYISTAPWLGIFPGIFISLTLLAINLFGDALRDRLDPRMRK, from the coding sequence ATGAACCTCAAGACTCCTGCCTTGCCCCCCGTGGCGGCGATCACGCCTCGGCGGCGCCGGCGTTACCCGCCGCTGAACGCCCTGATCGGCGGCAGCCTGCTCGCGGCACTGGTGTTGCTGGCATTGCTCGGCGTGGTGTGGACACCTTACGACCCGCTCAAATTGGACCTGCTCTCACGCCTGCACGCACCGAGCGCCTTGCATTGGCTGGGCACCGACGAATTTGGCCGCGATGTGTTCAGCCGGCTGATCATCGGTGCGCGCACCAGCCTGTGGATCAGCCTGCTCTCGGTCAGCGTGGCGGTGATCTGCGGCACGCTGATCGGCATGCTCGCCGGTTACCTGCGCGGCTGGACCGACCGGCTGCTGATGATGCTCAACGATGCGTTGCTGGCATTCCCCGGCATCCTTATGGCCCTGGGCATCATGGCCATTGTCGGCGCCAGCCAGTACGGCATCGTGCTCGCCCTGGGTATCGCCTACACCCCTTCGGTGGTGCGGGTGGTACGTGGCAGCGTGCTGTCGCTGCGTGAGTTGGAGTTCATCGAGGCTTCGCGGGTGATCGGCAACTCCGAGCTGTACACCATGTTCCGTCACATCACCCCCAACTGTCTGGCGCCGCTGTGTGTGTTGGCCACCAGCATGTTTGGCTGGGCGTTGCTCTCGGAGAGTGCGCTGAGTTTCCTCGGCCTTGGGGTTCCACCGCCGGCCGCGACCTGGGGCAGCATGCTCTCGGCAAGCCGCACTTATATCTCGACGGCGCCTTGGCTGGGGATCTTCCCGGGCATCTTTATCAGCCTGACGCTGCTGGCTATCAATCTGTTCGGCGATGCCTTGCGTGATCGTCTCGACCCGCGCATGAGGAAATGA